The following proteins are co-located in the Manihot esculenta cultivar AM560-2 chromosome 7, M.esculenta_v8, whole genome shotgun sequence genome:
- the LOC110608413 gene encoding exopolygalacturonase yields MGSKAHVCTVYLLLLFAFTSEALPNTFDVTKYGAKAGSDITKALLSAWKEGCAAAGSGKVVVPKGKYFLGVVDLIGPCKGAMHLQVEGTLVAPAKASQHSKNSWVTLRYLDRLTVSGGGAFDGQGEIAWERAHCGDRCKTPLPINLRFDFVTNSIVEDVTSIDSKQFHVNVLGSKNLTFQRFSVKAPGHSLNTDGIHIGRSEGINIINSNIVTGDDCISIGQGSKQVRITNVRCGHGHGISVGSLGKYEKEEPVSGIYVKNCTIYDTDNGVRIKTWPALYGGTASNIHFEDIVMQNVSNPIIIDQMYCPWNLCNRKKPSKVQISDVSFKNIQGSSRTPTAVQITCSSSVPCKDIVLSNVNLKYTGSKGSAKSVCTNVKPRIIGKLIPGGC; encoded by the exons ATGGGTTCCAAGGCACATGTATGCACAGTATACCTGTTGTTGCTGTTTGCTTTTACCAGCGAAGCTCTGcccaatacctttgatgtcacgaAATATGGTGCCAAGGCAGGATCGGATATCACTAAG GCTTTATTGAGTGCGTGGAAAGAGGGATGTGCAGCAGCGGGTTCCGGCAAAGTCGTGGTACCAAAAGGGAAGTACTTTTTAGGCGTGGTGGATTTGATAGGCCCTTGCAAGGGTGCCATGCATCTTCAAGTGGAAGGAACGTTGGTGGCGCCAGCAAAAGCTAGCCAACACAGCAAGAATAGCTGGGTTACATTGAGATACCTGGACCGATTAACGGTATCCGGTGGCGGGGCCTTCGACGGACAAGGAGAAATTGCTTGGGAGCGAGCGCACTGTGGCGACAGATGCAAGACACCACTTCCAATT AACCTACGGTTTGACTTCGTCACCAACAGCATAGTTGAGGACGTAACTTCCATCGATAGCAAGCAGTTCCACGTCAATGTCCTCGGCAGCAAAAACCTCACCTTCCAGCGGTTTTCAGTGAAAGCCCCGGGACATAGTCTCAACACCGATGGAATTCACATTGGACGATCGGAGGGGATCAacataattaattcaaatattgtCACCGGTGATGATTGCATCTCCATTGGCCAGGGGAGCAAGCAAGTACGAATCACAAATGTAAGGTGCGGACACGGGCATGGCATTAGTGTTGGAAGCTTAGGAAAGTACGAGAAGGAAGAACCTGTGTCCGGAATTTATGTAAAGAATTGCACAATATACGACACTGACAATGGCGTGAGAATTAAGACTTGGCCCGCATTGTATGGTGGCACTGCGTCGAATATCCATTTCGAGGACATCGTCATGCAGAACGTCAGCAATCCCatcattatagatcaaatgtacTGCCCATGGAACCTATGCAATCGGAag AAGCCATCAAAAGTTCAAATCAGCGACGTCAGCTTCAAGAATATTCAAGGATCGTCAAGAACGCCCACGGCCGTTCAAATTACGTGCAGCAGCAGCGTACCATGCAAGGACATTGTGCTTTCTAACGTTAACCTCAAGTACACCGGATCTAAGGGATCTGCAAAATCTGTTTGTACAAATGTAAAGCCTAGGATTATAGGAAAGTTGATTCCGGGAGGATGCTAA
- the LOC122723995 gene encoding polygalacturonase-like codes for MDSKAHVCTVYLLLLFAFTSEALPNTFDVTKYGAKAGSDITKALLSAWKEGCAAAGSGKVVVPKGKYFLGVVDLIGPCKGAMHLQVEGTLVAPAKASQHSKNSWVTLRYLDRLTVSGGGAFDGQGEIAWERAHCGDRCKTPLPICVIDVSKLYQNLRFDFVTNSIVEDVTSIDSKQFHVNVLGSKNLTFQRFSVKAPGHSLNTDGIHIGRSEGINIINSNIVTGDDCISIGQGSKQVRITNVRCGHGHGISVGSLGKYEKEEPVSGIYVKNCTIYDTDNGVRIKTWPALYGGTASNIHFEDIVMQNVSNPIIIDQMYCPWNLCNRKVTF; via the exons ATGGATTCCAAGGCACATGTATGCACAGTATACCTGTTGTTGCTGTTTGCTTTTACGAGCGAAGCTCTGcccaatacctttgatgtcacaaAATATGGTGCCAAGGCAGGATCGGATATCACTAAG GCTTTATTGAGTGCGTGGAAAGAGGGATGTGCAGCAGCGGGTTCCGGCAAAGTCGTGGTACCAAAAGGGAAGTACTTTTTAGGCGTGGTGGATTTGATAGGCCCTTGCAAGGGTGCCATGCATCTTCAAGTGGAAGGAACGTTGGTGGCGCCAGCAAAAGCTAGCCAACACAGCAAGAATAGCTGGGTTACATTGAGATACCTGGACCGATTAACGGTATCCGGTGGCGGGGCCTTCGACGGACAAGGAGAAATTGCTTGGGAGCGAGCGCACTGTGGCGACAGATGCAAGACACCACTTCCAATT TGCGTAATCGATGTATCAAAACTGTACCAGAACCTACGGTTTGACTTCGTCACCAACAGCATAGTTGAGGACGTAACTTCCATCGATAGCAAGCAGTTCCACGTCAATGTCCTCGGCAGCAAAAACCTCACCTTCCAGCGGTTTTCAGTGAAAGCCCCGGGACATAGTCTCAACACCGATGGAATTCACATTGGACGATCGGAGGGGATCAacataattaattcaaatattgtCACCGGTGATGATTGCATCTCCATTGGCCAGGGGAGCAAGCAAGTACGAATCACAAATGTAAGGTGCGGACACGGGCATGGCATTAGTGTTGGAAGCTTAGGAAAGTACGAGAAGGAAGAACCTGTGTCCGGAATTTATGTAAAGAATTGCACAATATACGACACTGACAATGGCGTGAGAATTAAGACTTGGCCCGCATTGTATGGTGGCACTGCGTCGAATATCCATTTCGAGGACATCGTCATGCAGAACGTCAGCAATCCCatcattatagatcaaatgtacTGCCCATGGAACCTATGCAATCGGAaggtaactttttaa